From a region of the Mercurialis annua linkage group LG1-X, ddMerAnnu1.2, whole genome shotgun sequence genome:
- the LOC126672376 gene encoding protein FAR1-RELATED SEQUENCE 5-like, whose amino-acid sequence MKTNPGSVVELKISEGNTFQSVFIALNASIKGWNFCRPVIVVDGTFLKSTYGGTLLTASIQDSGGKIFPLAFCVVDSENDESCQYFFENIKGAFGEKEKLCIVSDRHNSIRKAVNSIFPLATHGVCAYHLLCNVKRHFKTNPKNPKSLKDCFFGAAKAYTTKSFDYFMGELDSINVGIRPYLDDIGFETWARAHSTDNMYFTMTSNIAESINATIKSARELPIATLLEYLRVLVQEWSYKNRNLASYTMTKLTSKAEEALSDNYAISRRMKVIPSVTSIYSVEDGDKTLIVHLIEKTCTCCKFQKDELPCAHAIAIFGKYHMDPYQYCSDFFTKENLVKIYEAIVYPMPSQSDWDETEEIETIEVLPPIGKIPPGRPKKQRIKGASEGRGKYKCSKCGKRGHN is encoded by the exons ATGAAAACAAACCCAGGATCAGTTgtagaattaaaaatatcagAGGGGAATACATTTCAATCTGTTTTCATAGCTCTGAATGCATCCATAAAGGGGTGGAATTTTTGTAGACCGGTAATTGTAGTTGATGGGACTTTTTTAAAATCAACCTACGGAGGAACACTCCTAACTGCATCTATTCAAGATTCTGGAGGTAAGATATTCCCACTTGCCTTTTGTGTCGTTGATTCTGAAAATGATGAGTCTTGTCAgtatttttttgagaatataAAAGGAGCTTTTGGTGAAAAGGAAAAGCTATGTATTGTATCCGATAGACATAATAGCATACGTAAGGCTGTAAATTCAATATTTCCTCTTGCTACTCATGGTGTTTGCGCGTATCATCTGTTGTGTAACGTCAAGCGACACTTTAAAACTAATCCTAAAAATCCTAAGAGTTTGAAGGATTGCTTTTTTGGGGCTGCAAAGGCATACACTACTAAAAGTTTTGATTATTTCATGGGAGAACTAGATAGTATAAACGTCGGAATACGACCATACCTTGATGATATTGGGTTCGAAACGTGGGCAAGAGCACATTCAACTGATAACAT GTATTTCACGATGACATCGAATATCGCTGAGTCTATTAATGCAACAATAAAATCAGCAAGGGAATTACCTATTGCAACACTTCTAGAGTATTTGAGAGTTTTGGTTCAAGAATGGAGctacaaaaatagaaatttagcTTCTTATACTATGACCAAGCTTACAAGTAAGGCAGAAGAAGCCCTTAGTGATAATTATGCCATATCTCGAAGAATGAAG GTTATTCCATCGGTAACATCTATATATAGTGTGGAAGACGGCGACAAAACTTTAATAGTACATCTCATTGAAAAGACGTGTACTTGTTGTAAATTTCAAAAAGATGAGCTACCGTGTGCACATGCAATTGCAATCTTTGGCAAGTACCACATGGATCCCTATCAATACTGTTCTGATTTTTTCACAAAAGAGAATCTAGTTAAAATATATGAGGCTATTGTTTATCCGATGCCCAGCCAAAGCGATTGGGATGAGACAGAAGAAATTGAAACTATTGAAGTACTTCCTCCGATTGGAAAGATTCCACCTGGAAGGCCTAAGAAACAAAGAATTAAGGGAGCTTCGGAAGGACGTGGTAAATATAAATGTAGCAAATGTGGAAAACGGGGACATAACTAG